In Kitasatospora gansuensis, a genomic segment contains:
- a CDS encoding magnesium transporter MgtE N-terminal domain-containing protein → MAGPGSRVFISHLSGIAVFDPNGDQVGRIRDVVVSLRIGGRPPRVLGLVVEVVGRRRIFLPMTRVTSLESGQVLTTGVINMRRFEQRPSETLVLAELLDRTVTWTKTGAEVTVLDVAMVQTRVREWEISKVFVQAGKVSRLRKAKGETLTLDWSAVSGFALIEEGQGAANLLATFDQLRPADLANVMHHLSPKRRAEVAAALDDDRLADVLEELPEDDQVEIIGKLKDERAADVLEAMDPDDAADLLSDLPEEAAERLLRLMEPEDAASVRRLLSYEENTAGGLMTTEPIVLEPDATVAEALARVRVSDNKPALAAQVYVCRPPNETPTGKYLGTVHFQRLLREPPYTLVGSLVDDDLDPLPPDTPLQLVTSYLAAYNMVAAPVVDEADHLLGAVTVDDVLDHLLPEDWREAALHGGEAHESEARGGR, encoded by the coding sequence ATGGCAGGGCCAGGCAGCCGGGTCTTCATCTCCCACCTCTCCGGGATCGCGGTCTTCGACCCGAACGGCGACCAGGTCGGCCGGATCCGCGACGTGGTGGTCTCGCTGCGGATCGGCGGACGCCCGCCCCGGGTGCTCGGCCTGGTGGTCGAGGTGGTCGGCCGCCGCCGGATCTTCCTGCCGATGACCCGGGTGACCAGCCTGGAGTCCGGTCAGGTGCTCACCACCGGTGTGATCAACATGCGGCGGTTCGAGCAACGCCCGTCCGAGACCCTGGTGCTGGCCGAGCTACTGGACCGCACCGTCACCTGGACCAAGACCGGCGCCGAGGTCACCGTGCTGGACGTGGCGATGGTGCAGACCCGGGTCCGCGAGTGGGAGATCAGCAAGGTCTTCGTCCAGGCCGGCAAGGTCTCCCGGCTGCGCAAGGCCAAGGGCGAGACGCTGACCCTGGACTGGTCCGCCGTCAGCGGCTTCGCGCTGATCGAGGAGGGCCAGGGCGCGGCCAACCTGCTGGCCACCTTCGACCAGCTCCGCCCGGCCGACCTGGCCAACGTGATGCACCACCTCTCCCCCAAGCGCCGCGCCGAGGTGGCCGCCGCGCTGGACGACGACCGGCTGGCCGACGTCCTGGAGGAGCTGCCGGAGGACGACCAGGTCGAGATCATCGGCAAGCTCAAGGACGAACGCGCCGCCGACGTGCTGGAGGCGATGGACCCGGACGACGCCGCCGACCTGCTCTCCGACCTCCCCGAGGAGGCTGCCGAGCGGCTGCTGCGCCTGATGGAGCCGGAGGACGCCGCCTCGGTCCGCCGCCTGCTCAGCTACGAGGAGAACACCGCCGGCGGTCTGATGACCACCGAGCCGATCGTGCTGGAGCCTGACGCCACCGTGGCCGAGGCGCTGGCCCGGGTCCGGGTCTCGGACAACAAGCCCGCGCTGGCCGCCCAGGTGTACGTCTGCCGCCCGCCGAACGAGACCCCGACCGGCAAGTACCTCGGCACCGTCCACTTCCAGCGGCTGCTCCGCGAGCCGCCGTACACCCTGGTCGGCTCGCTGGTCGACGACGACCTCGACCCGCTGCCGCCGGACACCCCGCTGCAACTGGTCACCAGCTACCTGGCGGCGTACAACATGGTCGCGGCCCCGGTGGTGGACGAGGCCGACCACCTGCTCGGCGCGGTCACCGTCGACGACGTGCTCGACCACCTGCTGCCGGAGGACTGGCGCGAGGCCGCCCTGCACGGCGGCGAGGCACACGAGAGCGAGGCGCGCGGTGGACGCTGA
- a CDS encoding DUF1003 domain-containing protein gives MDADRKNRRDETPRQRLQGELRELRELRELRAREGSQRRTARPEPSGPARNRLDQPRTARPGLITLPVYDPEAFGKLSERIARFLGTGRFIVWMTVVVVAWVAWNTIGPVSWRFDDYPFIFLTLMLSLQASYAAPLILLAQNRQDDRDRVNMEQDRARSDRNIADTEYLTREVAALRHGLGEVATRDFVRSELQALLKELDERRDAADRL, from the coding sequence GTGGACGCTGACCGGAAGAACCGCCGGGACGAGACCCCGCGCCAACGCCTCCAGGGCGAGCTGCGCGAACTGCGCGAGCTCCGTGAGCTGCGCGCCCGCGAGGGCTCCCAGCGCCGCACCGCCCGCCCCGAGCCGAGCGGCCCGGCCCGCAACCGGCTGGACCAGCCGCGCACCGCCAGGCCCGGGCTGATCACGCTGCCCGTGTACGACCCCGAGGCGTTCGGCAAGCTCTCCGAGCGGATCGCCCGCTTCCTCGGCACCGGCCGGTTCATCGTCTGGATGACGGTGGTGGTGGTCGCCTGGGTGGCCTGGAACACCATCGGGCCGGTCAGCTGGCGGTTCGACGACTACCCCTTCATCTTCCTCACCCTGATGCTCTCGCTGCAGGCCTCCTACGCCGCCCCGCTGATCCTGCTGGCGCAGAACCGCCAGGACGACCGGGACCGGGTCAACATGGAGCAGGACCGGGCCCGCAGCGACCGCAACATCGCCGACACCGAGTACCTGACCCGCGAGGTCGCGGCCCTGCGGCACGGGCTCGGCGAGGTCGCCACCCGCGACTTCGTCCGTTCCGAACTGCAGGCCCTGCTCAAGGAACTGGACGAACGCCGGGACGCCGCAGACCGGTTGTGA
- a CDS encoding Mrp/NBP35 family ATP-binding protein, translating to MANETEVAAGVTEESVREALATVNDPEINRPITEIGMVKSVEIGDGGAVRVAIYLTVSGCPMRETITERVTTAVSGVAGVTEVQVELDVMSEEQRKELSQLLRGGAPEREIPFAKPGTLTRVYAVASGKGGVGKSSVTVNLAAAMAADGLKVAVVDADIYGHSIPRMLGVEGRPTQVEDMIMPPSANGVKVISIGMFTPGNAPVVWRGPMLHRALQQFLADVYWGDLDVLLLDLPPGTGDIAISVAQLVPNAEILIVTTPQMAAAEVAERAGTIALQTHQKIVGVIENMSGMPCPHCDELIDVFGTGGGQTVADALTRSVGATVPVLGSIPIDVRLREGGDDGRPVVLAAPDSPAATALRTIAGKLGGRQRGLSGLSLGLTPKNKF from the coding sequence ATGGCCAACGAGACAGAGGTTGCGGCAGGCGTCACGGAGGAGTCCGTACGCGAGGCGCTGGCGACCGTCAACGACCCGGAGATCAACCGTCCGATCACCGAGATCGGCATGGTGAAATCGGTCGAGATCGGTGACGGCGGCGCCGTCCGGGTCGCGATCTACCTGACCGTCTCGGGCTGTCCGATGCGCGAGACCATCACCGAACGGGTGACCACCGCCGTCTCCGGCGTCGCCGGGGTGACGGAGGTTCAGGTCGAGCTCGACGTGATGAGCGAGGAGCAGCGCAAGGAGCTGTCCCAGCTGCTCCGCGGCGGCGCTCCCGAGCGGGAGATCCCGTTCGCCAAGCCCGGCACGCTGACCCGGGTGTACGCCGTCGCCTCCGGCAAGGGCGGCGTCGGCAAGTCCTCGGTCACCGTCAACCTGGCCGCCGCGATGGCCGCCGACGGCCTCAAGGTCGCCGTGGTGGACGCCGACATCTACGGCCACAGCATCCCCCGGATGCTCGGCGTCGAGGGCCGCCCGACCCAGGTCGAGGACATGATCATGCCGCCGTCGGCGAACGGCGTGAAGGTCATCTCGATCGGTATGTTCACCCCCGGCAACGCGCCGGTGGTCTGGCGTGGGCCGATGCTGCACCGGGCGCTCCAGCAGTTCCTGGCGGACGTCTACTGGGGCGACCTCGACGTCCTGCTGCTCGACCTCCCGCCGGGCACCGGCGACATCGCCATCTCGGTCGCCCAGCTGGTCCCGAACGCCGAGATCCTGATCGTCACCACCCCGCAGATGGCCGCCGCCGAGGTGGCCGAGCGGGCCGGCACCATCGCGCTGCAGACCCACCAGAAGATCGTCGGCGTGATCGAGAACATGTCGGGCATGCCCTGCCCGCACTGCGACGAGCTGATCGACGTCTTCGGCACCGGCGGTGGCCAGACCGTCGCCGACGCCCTCACCCGCTCGGTCGGCGCCACCGTCCCCGTCCTCGGCTCCATCCCGATCGACGTCCGCCTCCGCGAGGGCGGCGACGACGGCCGCCCGGTCGTCCTGGCCGCCCCCGACTCCCCCGCCGCCACCGCCCTCCGCACCATCGCGGGCAAGCTCGGCGGCCGCCAGCGCGGCCTCTCCGGCCTCTCGCTGGGGCTGACCCCGAAGAACAAGTTCTGA